In Bacillus sp. FJAT-45037, the following are encoded in one genomic region:
- a CDS encoding PH domain-containing protein: protein MRSEPSTLLPEKARSVWRLQAFFESLLVALLPIIYGVLLYFFEWPLWILFVLIGFYFFVITFTIIILPPLRWKRWKYEVSEREIELQFGVLIVKRQLIPMTRLQHVDTEQGPLLRKYKMADVTITTAATSHRIPTLSLEVADELRDRIGALAAVAHDE, encoded by the coding sequence GTGCGAAGTGAACCTTCCACCTTGTTACCCGAGAAGGCCCGTTCGGTTTGGAGACTACAAGCATTCTTTGAAAGCTTGCTTGTAGCTCTTCTTCCGATCATTTACGGTGTTTTGCTTTATTTTTTTGAATGGCCGTTATGGATTCTTTTTGTCCTGATCGGATTTTATTTTTTCGTTATAACATTTACGATTATTATTTTGCCGCCACTTAGGTGGAAACGATGGAAATATGAAGTATCGGAGCGTGAAATTGAACTTCAATTTGGCGTGTTGATCGTTAAGCGTCAATTAATTCCGATGACAAGGCTACAACATGTTGATACAGAGCAAGGGCCGTTGTTACGAAAGTATAAAATGGCTGATGTGACGATAACGACTGCAGCGACAAGTCATCGCATTCCAACATTATCACTCGAAGTAGCAGATGAGTTACGTGATCGCATAGGAGCACTTGCGGCGGTGGCGCATGATGAGTGA
- a CDS encoding DUF2524 family protein: MANRDQLDMCLEKAEATLMAAQKVFDDSRRVQPGTEEEYTNAQLMLEEMGEELDDLLRAATPQQRDQLNRKQQQLRQLQNHMIIKQ, from the coding sequence ATGGCAAACCGAGATCAATTAGACATGTGTTTAGAAAAAGCGGAAGCAACCTTAATGGCTGCGCAAAAGGTATTTGATGATTCTCGTCGAGTACAACCAGGGACCGAAGAAGAGTACACCAATGCACAGCTAATGTTAGAGGAAATGGGTGAAGAATTAGATGATCTATTGCGAGCAGCGACTCCACAGCAAAGAGATCAACTTAACCGCAAGCAACAACAACTTCGACAACTGCAAAATCATATGATTATTAAACAGTAA
- a CDS encoding PH domain-containing protein: MSEFKRLHPASILFTFLQGLRSILLPLIVTLFFSNRASEQLIPFHYIWLGFIFLFMVSSVLSYYFFRYQLVGDQLYVQKGVFIKRKRYIQRKRVQSIDLSEGVLQRLFGLVKLSVETAGSGSEPEIQLNAITKSEAILIRDSLKKDAEQLPTELHEAENENEQRAEFDKGRDQLKVDHKWVLSKHHLMIAALTSSGIGLTISAVGALFTQIQEFLPNWLFEETFGFLVGSGVLFILILATIVLFISWLISISSTILKYGNFTIEKRENEFIIQRGLLEKRQLTIREERITAVRIVSNIFRQPFGFTSVYVESAGGGTGGEEGSTLFLPLVRKSELPSILSELLPEYADEYRLQTIPKRAIFRYLRRATWVPITITAVGFYYVPQYALIGFIFIGIMLLLGYGQYVDAATSYDEKKIYMRFRRISQVIVISKHSKVQSVERQVNFFQKRKQLSSMKFSVQSSFSYVQFQVDDVSIHEADRILHWYSTKNQ, translated from the coding sequence ATGAGTGAGTTTAAGAGACTTCATCCAGCAAGTATACTGTTTACATTTTTACAAGGCTTAAGAAGCATTTTACTCCCATTGATTGTCACATTATTTTTTAGTAATCGAGCAAGCGAGCAACTCATCCCTTTTCATTACATATGGTTAGGTTTTATTTTTCTTTTTATGGTATCGAGTGTGCTGTCTTACTATTTCTTTCGCTATCAGTTAGTTGGGGATCAATTGTATGTTCAAAAAGGTGTTTTTATTAAAAGAAAACGCTACATTCAACGTAAGCGGGTGCAAAGTATTGATTTATCAGAAGGTGTGTTGCAACGACTATTTGGTCTTGTCAAACTTTCTGTGGAAACAGCGGGAAGTGGAAGTGAACCAGAGATTCAGTTAAATGCGATCACCAAAAGTGAAGCGATCTTAATTCGTGATTCATTAAAAAAGGATGCAGAGCAACTTCCAACGGAACTTCATGAAGCAGAGAATGAGAATGAGCAACGTGCAGAATTTGATAAAGGTCGAGACCAGTTAAAAGTTGACCACAAATGGGTTCTTTCTAAGCATCATTTGATGATTGCAGCATTAACTTCAAGTGGTATTGGGTTAACGATTTCAGCTGTAGGCGCGCTATTTACTCAAATACAAGAATTTCTTCCTAATTGGCTCTTTGAGGAGACATTTGGATTTTTGGTTGGTTCTGGTGTGCTGTTCATTTTAATTCTCGCAACGATTGTTCTTTTTATTTCGTGGCTCATATCGATTTCAAGCACAATATTAAAGTATGGGAATTTCACCATTGAAAAACGTGAAAATGAATTTATTATTCAGCGTGGATTATTAGAGAAAAGACAGCTAACGATTCGAGAAGAACGAATTACTGCTGTAAGAATTGTCTCCAATATTTTTAGGCAACCATTTGGTTTTACATCTGTTTATGTAGAAAGTGCTGGAGGGGGTACAGGTGGAGAAGAGGGGTCTACACTCTTCCTTCCCTTAGTTAGAAAAAGTGAACTTCCATCTATCTTATCGGAATTACTTCCGGAATATGCGGATGAATATCGTTTACAAACGATTCCAAAACGCGCTATTTTTCGCTACCTGCGTAGAGCAACTTGGGTTCCGATAACCATCACTGCGGTCGGGTTTTACTATGTTCCACAATATGCTTTAATCGGATTTATTTTTATAGGAATCATGCTCTTATTAGGGTATGGTCAATATGTTGATGCGGCTACTAGCTATGATGAGAAGAAGATATATATGCGGTTTAGACGAATCAGTCAAGTGATCGTTATTTCTAAACACTCTAAAGTTCAGTCAGTTGAAAGGCAAGTCAATTTTTTTCAAAAGCGTAAGCAACTATCCTCAATGAAATTTTCTGTTCAGTCTAGTTTTAGTTATGTTCAGTTTCAAGTCGATGATGTATCAATACACGAGGCTGATCGAATTTTACATTGGTATTCAACTAAAAACCAGTAG
- a CDS encoding toxic anion resistance protein — MNDKKENQDLLNTYKEKKDIHSLLQSLNSLGEDEQREAGESLEALKRPVREMMNDQSNQLPNQLHQLKEVVSKLEPDYLNESTLKKWTNKLLRRSPIEQYARKYQTVEAQVEQVIEGLLSGKDKLQEDTIMLQQLKDVARQRIGNLNNQIEAGNKLHTMLEEEMTSEQWKDNPNELKKGQLKVVSRVKNMSQAVMVLQQSLASVDLIIENNEKLEEAIFNAITMTKNIITVTASIQLALNNQQKVIKAVRNVNEATESMLLSNSEMLKQNTEQTLKTLEEPAIALDAFKKAYQNVFEAIELTEQSNERIVTSGKEFIKEMDTLNKEMQTKLLDK, encoded by the coding sequence ATGAATGATAAAAAAGAAAATCAAGATTTACTTAATACATATAAAGAAAAGAAAGACATTCATTCCCTTTTACAATCTCTCAATTCTCTAGGTGAGGATGAACAACGCGAAGCAGGCGAATCGCTTGAAGCATTAAAACGACCAGTTAGAGAAATGATGAACGATCAATCGAATCAATTACCTAACCAATTGCATCAATTAAAAGAAGTCGTTAGTAAACTCGAACCAGATTATTTAAACGAAAGTACCCTAAAAAAATGGACAAATAAGCTTTTACGTCGAAGTCCGATTGAACAATATGCACGAAAATATCAGACCGTTGAAGCGCAAGTAGAACAAGTTATTGAAGGTTTATTAAGCGGAAAAGATAAATTACAAGAAGATACAATCATGCTTCAACAATTAAAAGATGTTGCCAGACAACGAATTGGAAACCTCAATAATCAAATTGAAGCTGGTAATAAACTTCACACGATGCTTGAAGAAGAAATGACGTCAGAACAATGGAAAGACAATCCAAACGAATTAAAAAAAGGACAGTTGAAAGTTGTATCCCGTGTAAAAAATATGTCTCAAGCTGTGATGGTTTTACAGCAATCATTAGCATCCGTTGACTTGATTATTGAGAATAACGAAAAGCTTGAGGAAGCGATTTTTAATGCCATTACGATGACAAAAAATATCATTACTGTGACTGCTTCGATTCAACTAGCTTTAAATAACCAGCAAAAAGTGATCAAAGCCGTTCGTAATGTGAATGAAGCGACAGAATCCATGCTCCTTTCTAATTCAGAAATGCTCAAACAAAACACAGAACAGACGCTGAAAACGCTAGAAGAACCTGCCATTGCCCTAGACGCCTTCAAAAAAGCGTATCAAAATGTCTTTGAAGCAATCGAGTTAACAGAACAATCAAACGAACGTATCGTTACAAGTGGGAAAGAGTTTATTAAAGAGATGGACACGTTAAACAAAGAGATGCAAACGAAATTACTTGATAAATAA
- a CDS encoding thioredoxin family protein, whose amino-acid sequence MKAIEEYELHLLLEQREKTHFVFISTPLCGTCKLAAKMLTVMEASIPNLSIFELNVNQAKSFAQTWRIHSVPALLVFRKGLGVERIYAFHSVSYLYDILTPYVSLGGLHKSNE is encoded by the coding sequence ATGAAGGCGATTGAAGAATATGAATTACACCTTTTGCTTGAACAACGAGAAAAGACCCACTTTGTATTCATTTCAACTCCGCTATGCGGAACATGCAAGCTTGCAGCGAAGATGCTAACTGTGATGGAAGCATCGATTCCAAATTTGTCGATTTTTGAGTTAAATGTAAATCAAGCTAAAAGCTTTGCTCAAACGTGGAGAATACATAGTGTGCCTGCTTTGCTGGTATTCAGAAAAGGGTTAGGTGTAGAAAGAATTTATGCTTTTCACTCCGTTTCGTACTTATATGACATACTAACACCATATGTATCGCTTGGGGGCTTACATAAATCTAACGAGTAA
- a CDS encoding MBL fold metallo-hydrolase, whose translation MIEPLQLSPRISLIDGFDMDMPERTGSYVIQEDKLTIVETGPSPSVKHIITGFEALGLDLEDVQYIIVTHIHLDHSGGVGLLLKHCPKATVIVHPRGKRHLHDPSRLIKGAKAVYQDEFDRLFDPILPIDENRLQSMEDGDTLALSDSCTLTFLHTPGHAAHHFSIHDSSSNGIFTGDTLGVRYEPLAKVGIELILPSTSPNQFDPDAMITSLERVRELKVDTIYFGHFNASHAPENVYRHIEKWLPIFVVQGKKVQLNGGSVQDLAENLLSLVQKELDQQNVARDHLVYQHIRLDLQVCSMGILDYLNKKN comes from the coding sequence ATGATAGAACCACTACAATTATCACCTCGTATTTCTTTAATTGATGGATTTGATATGGATATGCCCGAACGTACGGGTAGTTACGTCATTCAAGAAGACAAATTAACTATTGTTGAAACAGGTCCAAGTCCATCCGTTAAACATATCATCACAGGTTTTGAGGCATTAGGACTAGATCTTGAAGATGTTCAATACATTATTGTCACTCATATTCATCTGGATCATTCTGGTGGGGTTGGGCTCCTTTTAAAACATTGTCCAAAAGCGACGGTTATTGTTCATCCTCGTGGAAAGAGACATCTACATGATCCATCCCGATTGATCAAGGGTGCGAAAGCTGTTTACCAAGATGAGTTTGACCGTCTATTTGATCCTATCTTACCGATCGACGAAAACAGACTTCAATCTATGGAAGACGGAGATACATTAGCATTAAGTGATTCATGTACACTTACCTTTTTACATACACCAGGACATGCAGCTCATCACTTCAGCATACATGACTCAAGTTCTAATGGTATATTCACTGGTGATACATTAGGTGTTCGCTATGAGCCACTTGCAAAAGTAGGCATTGAACTCATTCTACCTTCGACATCACCTAATCAATTTGATCCAGACGCAATGATAACATCCTTAGAGCGAGTGAGAGAGTTAAAAGTAGACACGATCTATTTCGGTCATTTTAATGCATCGCATGCTCCTGAAAACGTGTATCGCCATATCGAAAAGTGGTTGCCTATTTTTGTAGTGCAAGGTAAAAAGGTACAACTTAACGGTGGAAGTGTGCAAGATCTAGCCGAGAACTTACTTTCGCTTGTGCAAAAAGAACTCGACCAGCAAAATGTCGCACGTGACCATTTGGTCTATCAACATATTCGCCTAGATCTGCAAGTGTGTTCAATGGGCATTTTAGATTATTTAAACAAAAAAAACTAA
- a CDS encoding NRDE family protein, with translation MCLLVLTIDMHDEYPLIVAANRDEFYQRPTKRAHFWSDGSEVFAGRDEERGGTWLGVTNKGRFAAVTNVREPINETETKEYISRGDLVKVFLQSNHSAKDYMETIAKNKDDYQGFNLIVKEGKEIYYYSNRIDAPKKLHKGTYVLSNATLNVEWPKTNTLKENVSVLLKQSLDKDQLINGLIEQLQNKTKYDEHDLPVTGVGRETERLLSTVFITSETYGTRASTVVLEKSSEDFCFVEQGYGPNGIKEHRVVQHVLVKY, from the coding sequence ATGTGTTTACTTGTTTTAACAATTGACATGCATGATGAATACCCATTAATTGTGGCAGCTAATCGCGATGAATTTTATCAACGACCAACCAAAAGGGCTCATTTTTGGTCGGATGGTTCGGAAGTGTTTGCAGGGAGAGATGAAGAACGAGGGGGAACGTGGCTCGGTGTGACAAATAAGGGGCGGTTTGCAGCCGTAACAAATGTGAGAGAGCCAATAAATGAAACAGAAACAAAGGAGTACATATCGCGTGGAGATCTTGTGAAAGTTTTTTTGCAATCGAATCATTCAGCAAAAGATTATATGGAAACGATAGCAAAGAATAAAGACGACTATCAAGGGTTTAATTTAATTGTAAAAGAGGGTAAGGAAATCTATTACTATTCAAACCGAATTGATGCCCCCAAAAAATTACATAAAGGCACGTATGTTTTGAGTAATGCTACCTTAAACGTTGAATGGCCTAAAACAAATACATTGAAAGAAAATGTTAGTGTGCTTCTTAAACAATCTCTAGATAAAGATCAATTAATAAATGGATTGATAGAGCAGCTTCAAAACAAAACAAAGTATGACGAACATGATTTACCTGTCACTGGAGTAGGCAGAGAAACTGAACGACTTCTTTCTACGGTTTTTATTACCAGTGAAACGTATGGTACAAGAGCGTCAACCGTTGTGTTAGAGAAATCTAGTGAAGATTTTTGTTTCGTGGAGCAAGGGTACGGTCCTAATGGGATAAAAGAACATCGTGTAGTTCAACATGTTTTAGTCAAATATTAA
- a CDS encoding DUF2777 family protein — protein sequence MNRREAQKHIGELVLINLSSSGQYVGKLVDVMIEPKKPWRGKVNIQYVLELPKEQSIDGSISPPVYEKDETVECLGSKLVLLEDYQLPTSFEESHAEAVAKELATIFSEKEKLSSKENYYLQYANKMNLNDYLNVKKEPVSTYIPYTFYQSGSRFLLIDDHETTLDLSDCPFEFKWILKKKEMFGYYTGEGIFTSHEGEDHRPIEGDRIYISKEQFEPYFILKNELDPSSLELLEHNLNEYGLTHHHLIDCHNSLLLQLLEATGQTSFKGVNFLTYRSMNGQVIIQHHYERELNEKENDQIFDRFEITSDCGKRSVVTYVSNMTNKKSL from the coding sequence ATGAACCGTAGAGAAGCACAAAAACATATCGGAGAGCTTGTGTTAATCAACCTTTCTTCAAGTGGTCAATACGTTGGTAAGTTAGTCGATGTCATGATTGAACCAAAAAAGCCGTGGCGTGGAAAAGTGAACATTCAATATGTCCTTGAACTTCCTAAGGAGCAGTCAATAGATGGTTCAATTTCACCTCCTGTTTATGAGAAAGATGAGACTGTTGAATGTTTAGGATCAAAACTCGTTTTACTCGAAGATTATCAATTACCAACTTCCTTTGAAGAGTCACATGCCGAAGCTGTCGCAAAAGAGCTCGCAACAATTTTCTCAGAAAAAGAGAAACTGTCTTCAAAAGAGAATTATTATTTACAATATGCCAACAAGATGAATCTTAATGATTACTTAAATGTTAAAAAAGAACCAGTCTCTACGTATATTCCTTATACGTTTTATCAAAGTGGTTCTAGGTTCTTATTAATTGATGATCATGAAACGACACTTGATTTATCTGACTGTCCATTTGAATTTAAATGGATACTAAAGAAAAAAGAAATGTTCGGTTATTATACAGGGGAAGGTATCTTCACGAGCCACGAAGGAGAAGACCACCGTCCGATCGAAGGCGATCGCATTTATATTAGTAAGGAGCAATTCGAGCCTTATTTCATTTTAAAAAACGAGTTAGACCCCTCCTCTCTTGAATTATTAGAACATAATTTAAATGAGTACGGATTAACTCATCATCATTTAATCGACTGTCACAATTCACTACTTTTACAATTACTAGAAGCTACTGGTCAGACCTCATTTAAAGGGGTGAATTTTTTAACGTATCGGTCGATGAATGGTCAAGTCATCATTCAACATCACTATGAACGCGAATTAAATGAAAAAGAAAACGATCAAATATTTGACCGTTTTGAAATCACATCAGATTGCGGAAAGCGATCGGTTGTAACGTATGTATCAAATATGACGAATAAAAAATCTTTATAA
- a CDS encoding conserved virulence factor C family protein, translating to MKILSIEPTPSPNTMKLTLSESLGQSARNSYSEKNKQEAPAYVQELFEIEGVKGVYHVADFLAIDRHPKVDWKVILPKVRHVFGEEAETVSEAENKVQDHFGEVYVHVQMFKGIPMQVKLTNGEAEKRAGLPERFTEAISKAQKPDDNVVMERKWVEQGVRYGELDEVAKEVAEELSAAFTKDRLTELVDIANGTSTKEEKQISSDRFIQVTEEMLQVEDWRERYALLERMDPKVEDIRVLRRALEDEKASIRRLATVYLGMIEQPVVLPLLYKALNDSSVTVRRTAGDCLSDIGDKDAIPAMTEALSDKNKLVRWRAAMFLYEVGDTTSLNALKKAESDPEFEVAMQVKMAIERIEGGEEAKGSVWKQMTESISKKD from the coding sequence ATGAAAATTCTATCGATTGAACCAACACCAAGTCCGAACACAATGAAGCTAACATTAAGTGAAAGCTTAGGGCAAAGTGCAAGAAATAGTTATTCAGAAAAAAATAAACAAGAAGCACCTGCATATGTTCAAGAACTTTTTGAGATTGAAGGGGTAAAAGGAGTCTATCATGTAGCTGATTTCTTAGCCATTGACCGTCACCCTAAAGTGGATTGGAAAGTGATCTTGCCAAAAGTCAGACATGTATTTGGCGAAGAGGCAGAAACTGTATCAGAAGCTGAAAACAAAGTCCAAGATCATTTCGGTGAAGTGTATGTTCATGTACAAATGTTCAAAGGAATCCCGATGCAAGTGAAATTAACAAATGGGGAAGCAGAAAAAAGAGCAGGGCTTCCTGAACGATTTACAGAGGCAATTTCCAAAGCTCAAAAACCAGATGACAATGTGGTTATGGAGAGGAAATGGGTTGAACAAGGTGTTCGTTACGGAGAGCTCGATGAAGTGGCCAAAGAAGTGGCTGAAGAGTTATCAGCTGCCTTTACTAAGGATCGTTTAACAGAGTTGGTCGATATAGCGAATGGAACTTCGACGAAAGAGGAAAAGCAGATAAGTTCAGATCGATTCATTCAAGTGACGGAAGAAATGCTTCAAGTGGAAGATTGGCGCGAACGTTATGCTTTGCTAGAAAGAATGGATCCTAAAGTTGAGGACATTCGCGTTTTACGGCGTGCACTTGAAGATGAAAAAGCATCGATCCGTCGTCTTGCTACTGTGTATTTAGGAATGATTGAACAACCAGTGGTCTTGCCACTATTGTACAAAGCATTAAACGATTCCTCGGTTACGGTGAGACGAACTGCAGGTGATTGTTTGTCTGATATTGGTGATAAAGATGCGATCCCGGCTATGACAGAAGCATTATCAGATAAAAATAAATTAGTAAGATGGCGTGCAGCGATGTTTTTATATGAAGTCGGAGATACAACGAGTCTCAATGCACTAAAAAAAGCAGAGTCTGACCCTGAGTTTGAAGTCGCAATGCAAGTAAAAATGGCGATTGAGCGAATCGAAGGCGGGGAAGAGGCGAAAGGTTCAGTATGGAAGCAAATGACTGAATCGATTTCTAAAAAAGATTAG
- a CDS encoding metallophosphoesterase family protein, with protein MRFAFISDIHGNATALEAVINDINKREVDHIVVLGDLSFRGPEPKRCLDLIRSLDATVIKGNADEWLVRGFNEGEVPTQAVDMLNRERDWTLKRLTDDDLQYLENLPTEALVDRGQDQLIHAFHATPTSLFENVLPDETEKIEHQLMQRDEADVYAYGHIHLPFVRSFHGKNVINPGSIGLPFDGHPLASYIISDLEESRHSFQIQRVAYNREHVVELYHQGGYPNIETMGRVVFYGVKP; from the coding sequence ATGCGATTTGCTTTTATTTCCGATATTCATGGTAATGCCACAGCACTTGAAGCAGTCATTAATGATATTAACAAACGAGAAGTTGATCACATTGTCGTTCTTGGCGACCTTTCCTTTAGAGGGCCTGAACCTAAACGATGCCTGGATTTGATCCGATCTCTTGATGCGACAGTTATTAAAGGAAATGCTGACGAGTGGCTCGTTCGCGGTTTTAATGAGGGTGAGGTTCCGACTCAAGCCGTTGATATGCTGAACAGAGAACGTGATTGGACGTTAAAACGTCTAACTGACGATGACCTTCAATACTTAGAGAATTTACCAACTGAAGCATTAGTTGATCGAGGTCAAGACCAACTCATTCATGCTTTTCACGCCACACCTACAAGTCTTTTTGAAAACGTTCTCCCAGATGAGACAGAAAAAATTGAACACCAATTAATGCAAAGAGATGAAGCTGACGTCTATGCTTATGGTCATATCCATCTTCCATTTGTCCGTTCATTCCACGGAAAGAATGTCATTAACCCTGGAAGTATCGGCCTGCCATTTGACGGACACCCGTTAGCATCGTACATTATTTCTGATCTTGAAGAAAGCCGTCATTCGTTTCAAATTCAACGAGTTGCCTATAATCGAGAACATGTCGTTGAACTATATCACCAAGGGGGATACCCTAATATTGAAACGATGGGGAGAGTTGTCTTTTACGGTGTAAAGCCATAA
- a CDS encoding BrxA/BrxB family bacilliredoxin, protein MSMHYEDYMRQVVMPMRAELTESGFTELTTKEEVDTYMEEATGTTLVVINSVCGCAAGLARPAAVTSLAHDHKPDHLVTVFAGQDKEATQTMRGYFADIPPSSPSMAILKGKEVVHFIPREQIEGATPESIIRNLAMAYNEHCQS, encoded by the coding sequence ATGTCTATGCATTATGAAGATTACATGAGACAAGTTGTTATGCCGATGAGAGCAGAATTAACTGAATCAGGGTTTACTGAACTGACAACAAAAGAAGAAGTCGATACATACATGGAGGAAGCAACTGGAACGACTCTTGTTGTTATTAACTCCGTATGCGGCTGTGCTGCAGGGCTTGCGCGTCCAGCGGCGGTAACATCTCTTGCGCATGATCACAAGCCAGATCATCTTGTGACGGTGTTTGCAGGACAAGATAAAGAAGCGACACAAACGATGCGTGGCTACTTTGCAGATATTCCACCTTCTTCACCATCGATGGCTATTTTAAAAGGAAAGGAAGTTGTTCATTTCATTCCGCGTGAGCAAATTGAAGGAGCGACTCCTGAATCAATCATTCGTAACTTAGCAATGGCTTATAATGAACATTGTCAGTCATAA